A part of Phoenix dactylifera cultivar Barhee BC4 chromosome 2, palm_55x_up_171113_PBpolish2nd_filt_p, whole genome shotgun sequence genomic DNA contains:
- the LOC103717424 gene encoding mediator of RNA polymerase II transcription subunit 12 isoform X1: MQRYSAASCGGGVNNSAISGASSRENARAESTLSTSNFTLNTRRQPQLSSYKLKCDKEPLNCRLGPPDFYPQTHNCPEETLTREYLQFGYKETVEGIEGNNQLNITICQEDYMPTITTCWWGCMPTITTCWWSRMLTITTCCQGQMPTIITLEAREIALAQIPNFLKPELIVKYKEAIRKRLRAINESRAQKRKAGQVYGVPLSGSLLKPGVFPEQRSCSEDFRRKWIEALSQHHKRLRSLAEHVPHGYRRKSLFEVLIHHSVPFLRATWFIKVTYLNQVRPTSTNVSSAAPDKTPLSCTDLWTKDVIGYLQQLLNDFFSKDGGSFSSLPGRDQSSQGLIAGPGPAQCKSDSVPATPDNEEPSLHFKWWYTVQLLRWHCSEGLLLPSLIIEWVLDQLQEKDSPEALELLLPVVFDLIESIVMSQTYVRMLVDIAVRAINGLSSSDLSSVDNLKKQSLNSALVRILQYMILSVPDTFVALDCFPLPSCVVPDLNCGNSAPKVPEGVESVRFDMQDTYLQYLSCGYTVSSIQKRASKLAKIVNPSFQGHGAAKVVKALDRALMTGDLKFTYNSLFEDLSDMAIEEQWVAEVSPCLRSSLKWIGTVGLPLICSVFFLCEWATCDYRDCRTVFPQSHKFTGGKDFSQVYIALLLLKLKLEDMRISSQSKSGSTLLSSSSGKATSVHDTSLGGTLVENVSAVNNMMFSGSRKHKIDIFQSPGPLHDIIVCWLDQHEVGNAGGFKHVEVFIMELIRNGIFYPPAYVRQLIVSGIMDRNVTAVDLERRRRHQKILKQLPGSCLVDVLAEAKIVEAPLLYEIVCVYSNERQLMLRGLLSDEFNDMGTKGDSYQRFALQKNKDHSASVREGKHVKTKDEAAELKILISTLLQFPYSMQVETHPEESQRIFKRRLGLFDIKVHLTEVISGCKECRHAKRQKLGIERSSSCQGFSSNQSDDEDTWWVRQGIKSRESFKVEMPLKSTKLPSRGRQKTVRKTQSLAQLAAARIENSQGASTSHACDNKESRTHHKSVSEGEVPKDVDWMKTTHLSNIRKAIKRLRWLERRSISIWLLKTIRQLVEENEKATSNASNCTGIFSVLTDDRNVVRWRIGEDELLSILCILDVASDLLSVVKFLLWLLRKTFGRPSIAVHVGRSIMLPQNRENQVCQVGEAFLLSSLQRYENILLVTGLLPEVLTTLMQRTVALVTSNGRSFRAASFAYARNLLKKYKDVASVTKWEKTFRATCDQRLFAELDAGRSLDGDLLFSSGVPAGVEDMDGHLRQKITGRLPRTSPNLKEMVQRHVDEVVHCFYGKERKPFPVSNPKGPTLENWEDSNKIAQDIVLGLLDCIRQNGEATLEGDSSIVASAVSAIVGNVGPVISKLPDFTSGSYQSFSSTTHSLNCVRQILHIHITSLCLLKEALGERLSCIFDISLAAEASSAISGVFAPGKTHRSQFQTSPETHDIYSSHSNENMKNSAKLFVRAAKAAAAVSALVVGAIVHGATSLERMVTAFKLKEGLDVLQFIKSARSSSNGMSCSIGSLKLDHCIEVYVHWFRLLVGNCRTVSDGLVAEILGESYILALSRMQRMLPLNLVLPPAYSIFAMVIWRPYILNINIATREDIQLYHYLSVAISDAIRHQPFRDLCFRNTHVLYDLVATDVGDSEFAAMLELHNPDKHLKTMTFVPLRARLFLNALIDCKMPAFTIIQGDGSWISGPNEQRAFTENEAKLQDQLVHVLDNLQAAKFHWQWVELRLLLNEQALNEKIETQNLSLVEAIRSLSPNSGNSILSENEKKFTEIILTRTLVRPDAAPLYSELVHLLGKLQQESLVVDIKWLLGGQDVLLGRKSIRQQLIHVAQRNGLSTKPQFWKPWGWSCSITDDVANRGDKRKLEAISIEEGELVDECVDVKRSGKMNFHSIDAEGFSSTQQYITEKALAELTLPCIDRSSSDIRNLFAAELIKQMGSIDQQINAITRGGNKQASALSSGTEGSSSKGSTCKGMRGGSPVLGRRSTGVSDSTPLCSTALKASLWLRLQFLLRLLPIIYSDREPSARNMRQMLASIILRLLGTRVVHEDADLSLSAMHVGSLQRDEESLVEASVAASLEYSGDSLFERLLCVLHGLLSNCKPSWLKPKPTSKSSVKSPRDFSAFDREAAESLQADLDRMELPAAVRRRIQAAMPILPPLLPFSSPLSSVAHASLQPNSSTPGTHQRTHPTARTSTNVSGRNKTVPSQDLDMEIDPWTLLEDGTGSASTSGGNSSMVGVGGDHSNLKACSWLKGAVRVRRSDLTYIGALDEDS; encoded by the exons GCAATACGAAAACGGCTCAGAGCTATCAATGAATCTCGTGCACAAAAGAGAAAG GCTGGCCAGGTTTATGGAGTGCCTCTTTCTGGATCTCTATTGAAACCTGGTGTTTTCCCGGAGCAAAGGTCTTGTAGCGAAGACTTCCGCAGGAAATGGATTGAG GCTCTATCACAACATCATAAACGATTGCGTTCCTTGGCTGAACATGTTCCTCATGGTTACAGACGTAAATCTCTCTTTGAAGTCCTTATTCACCATAGTGTGCCATTTTTAAGAGCAACGTGGTTTATCAAAGTTACTTATCTTAATCAG GTTCGGCCTACCTCCACGAATGTTTCTTCTGCAGCTCCAGATAAGACACCattatcttgcactgatttatGGACCAAGGATGTTATTGGATACTTGCAAcagctcttgaatgattttttcTCTAAAGATGGCggttctttttcatctttaccTGGTAGGGATCAATCATCACAGGGTCTTATTGCTGGACCTGGACCAGCACAATGCAAAAGTGACTCTGTCCCAGCTACTCCTGATAATGAGGAACCTTCCCTGCACTTTAAATGGTGGTATACGGTGCAGCTTCTTCGATGGCATTGTTCAGAAGGATTGCTGCTTCCTTCTCTTATCATTGAGTGGGTCCTTGATCAACTTCAG GAGAAGGATTCACCTGAAGCTTTAGAGTTGCTTTTGCCTGTCGTGTTTGATTTAATAGAGAGCATTGTGATGTCACAAACCTATGTGCGGATGCTTGTGGACATAGCTGTCCGGGCCATCAATGGTCTTTCTTCCAGTGACTTGAGTTCGGTAGATAATTTAAAAAAGCAATCGCTTAATTCTGCACTGGTTCGTATCCTGCAGTACATGATTCTTTCTGTGCctgatacttttgttgctttggATTGCTTCCCTCTACCATCCTGTGTGGTACCTGATTTAAATTGTGGAAATTCTGCACCAAAAGTACCTGAGGGTGTAGAGAGTGTTCGCTTTGACATGCAAGATACTTATCTTCAGTATTTGTCCTGTGGCTATACTGTTTCATCTATTCAGAAACGCGCATCTAAGCTTGCCAAAATCGTAAACCCTAGTTTTCAAGGTCATGGTGCAGCTAAAGTTGTGAAAGCTTTGGATAGAGCTTTGATGACAGGCGATCTGAAGTTTACTTATAACTCTCTCTTTGAAGATTTGTCTGATATGGCTATTGAAGAACAATGGGTTGCTGAAGTCAGTCCATGTTTACGGTCTTCTTTGAAGTGGATTGGAACTGTTGGTTTGCCTCTTATTTGCTCTGTATTTTTTCTATGTGAATGGGCGACATGTGATTATAGAGATTGCCGTACTGTCTTCCCACAGAGTCACAAATTTACAGGCGGAAAAGATTTTTCACAAGTGTATATTGCACTCTTGCTTTTGAAGCTTAAACTTGAAGACATGCGTATCTCATCCCAGTCTAAGAGTGGCAGTACATTGTTATCTAGTAGCAGTGGAAAAGCAACTTCTGTTCATGACACTTCATTAGGTGGAACATTGGTGGAAAACGTTTCGGCTGTAAATAATATGATGTTCTCTGGCAGCAGAAAGCATAAAATTGATATCTTTCAAAGTCCTGGTCCATTGCATGACATTATTGTGTGTTGGCTAGATCAGCATGAAGTTGGGAATGCTGGAGGTTTCAAACATGTTGAAGTTTTCATTATGGAACTCATTCGTAATGGCATCTTCTATCCTCCAGCTTATGTAAGGCAGCTAATTGTTAGTGGAATCATGGATAGGAATGTGACTGCTGTGGATTTGGAAAGACGAAGAAGacatcaaaaaattctgaagcaGCTGCCAGGGTCCTGTTTGGTTGATGTTCTAGCAGAAGCAAAAATTGTGGAAGCTCCACTGTTATATGAGATTGTGTGTGTTTACTCAAATGAGCGTCAACTTATGCTCCGTGGACTTCTGAGTGATGAATTCAATGACATGGGCACCAAAGGTGACAGTTATCAGAGGTTTGCTCTACAAAAAAATAAGGATCATTCTGCTTCTGTAAGAGAAGGTAAGCATGTCAAAACAAAAGATGAAGCTGCTGAGCTGAAGATTTTGATTTCAACTCTTTTGCAGTTTCCTTATTCAATGCAAGTTGAAACACACCCTGAAGAATCTCAGAGGATCTTCAAGAGACGTTTAGGTTTGTTTGACATAAAAGTTCATTTGACAGAAGTGATATCTGGCTGCAAGGAATGTAGGCATGCAAAGAGGCAAAAGTTAGGTATTGAAAGGAGCTCTTCTTGTCAAGGATTTTCTTCTAACCAGTCAGATGATGAAGATACTTGGTGGGTGAGGCAGGGAATTAAATCCCGGGAGTCATTCAAGGTGGAGATGCCTCTTAAATCAACTAAACTTCCCTCAAGGGGTAGGCAAAAAACTGTGCGTAAAACACAAAGTCTAGCACAGCTGGCAGCTGCTAGGATTGAAAACAGCCAAGGGGCATCTACTAGTCATGCATGTGATAATAAAGAGAGCCGTACTCACCACAAATCTGTCAGTGAAGGTGAAGTTCCTAAAGATGTTGACTGGATGAAAACAACACATCTCAGCAATATTAGGAAGGCCATAAAGCGGCTTAGGTGGCTTGAGAGGAGATCCATATCGATTTGGTTGTTAAAAACAATCAGGCAACTTgttgaagaaaatgaaaaagctACTTCCAATGCGAGTAATTGTACTGGGATCTTTTCTGTATTGACTGATGATAGAAATGTTGTTCGATGGAGGATTGGTGAAGATGAGCTATTGTCCATCCTATGTATATTGGATGTAGCTTCTGACCTGCTTTCAGTAGTAAAGTTCCTGCTATGGTTGTTACGGAAGACTTTTGGCAGACCAAGCATTGCTGTTCATGTTGGGAGAAGTATTATGTTACCACAAAATAGAGAAAACCAAGTCTGCCAAGTTGGGGAGGCATTTCTTTTATCATCCCTGCAAAG GTATGAAAATATACTTCTAGTGACAGGTCTTTTACCTGAAGTGCTAACTACTTTAATGCAACGAACTGTTGCCTTGGTGACGTCCAATGGAAGGTCTTTTAGAGCAGCATCTTTTGCTTATGCTCGAAATTTACTGAAGAAATATAAAGATGTGGCTAGCGTGACAAAATGGGAAAAAACTTTTAGAGCTACATGTGATCAGAGGCTTTTTGCAGAACTTGATGCTGGCCGATCACTTGATGGTGATCTATTGTTTTCTTCTGGAGTCCCTGCAGGTGTTGAAGACATGGATGGGCACCTCCGTCAAAAGATAACTGGGAGATTGCCAAGGACTAGCCCCAACCTGAAGGAGATGGTGCAACGACATGTTGATGAAGTTGTGCACTGTTTttatggaaaagaaagaaaaccttTTCCAGTCAGTAATCCTAAAGGTCCAACATTAGAAAATTGGGAAGACAGTAACAAAATAGCGCAAGATATTGTTTTAGGTTTATTAGACTGTATTAGGCAAAATGGCGAGGCAACTCTAGAAGGAGATTCCTCTATAGTGGCTTCTGCTGTTTCTGCGATTGTTGGTAATGTGGGGCCTGTTATATCAAAACTGCCAGATTTTACAAGTGGTAGTTACCAAAGTTTTTCATCTACAACACATTCATTGAATTGCGTACGACAAATCTTGCACATTCACATAACCTCCCTCTGCTTGCTTAAAGAAGCTCTTGGAGAACGTCTGAGCTGCATATTTGATATATCTTTGGCTGCTGAAGCTTCTTCAGCTATTTCTGGAGTTTTTGCTCCTGGGAAGACTCATCGAAGTCAGTTTCAAACATCTCCTGAAACTCATGATATATATTCAAGTCATTCAAATGAAAACATGAAGAACTCTGCAAAACTATTTGTAAGGGCTGCAAAAGCTGCAGCTGCCGTGTCTGCACTTGTTGTGGGGGCCATTGTTCATGGTGCTACTAGCCTGGAGAGGATGGTAACTGCCTTCAAATTAAAAGAGGGCTTGGATGTTCTGCAGTTTATTAAGAGTGCAAGATCCAGTTCAAATGGGATGTCCTGTTCCATTGGCAGTTTAAAGCTGGATCATTGCATTGAAGTATATGTACATTGGTTTCGGCTCCTTGTTGGGAACTGCCGAACTGTTTCTGATGGACTAGTTGCAGAAATCCTCGGTGAATCATATATATTAGCTCTTTCAAGGATGCAGCGCATGCTTCCACTTAATTTGGTTTTACCTCCTGCTTACTCGATCTTTGCAATGGTCATTTGGAGGCCATATATTCTCAACATCAATATTGCGACTCGTGAAGACATCCAACTATACCATTATTTATCAGTGGCAATTAGTGATGCTATAAGGCATCAGCCATTTCGAGATCTATGTTTTCGAAATACTCATGTACTTTATGATCTTGTAGCTACTGATGTTGGCGATTCTGAATTTGCTGCAATGCTTGAACTGCATAATCCGGATAAACATTTGAAAACAATGACATTTGTTCCTCTTCGGGCAAGGCTGTTTCTAAATGCTCTCATTGATTGCAAAATGCCAGCATTTACAATTATACAGGGAGATGGGTCGTGGATTTCGGGGCCTAATGAACAAAGAGCCTTTACTGAAAATGAGGCAAAGCTTCAGGATCAGCTTGTGCATGTTTTAGATAATTTGCAGGCTGCAAAGTTTCATTGGCAATGGGTTGAATTGAGGCTTCTTTTGAATGAGCAAGCTCTTAATGAAAAAATTGAGACTCAGAACTTGTCCTTGGTAGAGGCAATTCGATCCCTATCTCCTAATTCTGGAAATAGCATACTttctgaaaatgaaaagaaatttaCTGAAATTATTCTTACAAGGACGCTAGTTAGGCCTGATGCAGCACCTCTTTACTCAGAACTTGTCCATCTGCTTGGAAAATTGcaacaggagtcacttgtggTGGACATAAAATGGCTTTTAGGTGGTCAAGATGTCCTTCTGGGACGGAAATCCATCAGGCAGCAACTTATACATGTTGCTCAGCGAAATGGTCTTTCAACAAAACCCCAGTTCTGGAAACCATGGGGTTGGTCATGTTCCATAACTGATGATGTAGCTAACAGAGGTGATAAGAGAAAGTTGGAAGCCATTTCTATTGAAGAAGGGGAACTTGTGGATGAATGCGTTGATGTTAAAAGATCTGGCAAAATGAACTTTCACAGTATTGATGCTGAAGGCTTCAGTTCTACCCAGCAGTATATAACTGAGAAAGCTCTTGCAGAATTAACACTTCCATGTATAGACAGGAGTTCCAGTGATATACGGAATTTATTTGCAGCTGAGTTGATAAAGCAGATGGGTTCTATTGATCAACAAATTAATGCAATAACTCGTGGTGGTAATAAGCAGGCTAGTGCGCTGTCTTCTGGAACTGAAGGTTCATCAAGCAAAGGTAGCACCTGCAAAGGTATGCGTGGTGGAAGCCCTGTATTGGGCAGGCGATCAACTGGAGTTAGTGATTCTACGCCATTGTGTTCCACAGCATTGAAAGCATCCTTGTGGTTGCGCTTGCAATTTCTTTTGAGATTGCTTCCCATCATTTACAGTGATAG GGAACCATCTGCACGGAACATGAGGCAAATGCTTGCATCTATCATACTTCGATTACTTGGAACAAGAGTTGTGCATGAGGATGCAGACCTATCCCTTTCTGCCATGCATGTAGGTTCTTTACAAAGGGATGAAGAGTCACTTGTGGAAGCTTCTGTTGCTGCCTCATTGGAGTATTCTGGTGATAGCCTATTTGAAAGGCTTTTGTGTGTCCTGCACGGTTTGCTCAGCAACTGCAAGCCAAGTTGGCTGAAGCCCAAGCCTACCTCCAAGTCATCTGTTAAATCTCCTCGGGATTTTTCTGCATTTGATCGTGAGGCAGCAGAGAGCTTGCAG GCTGACTTGGACCGCATGGAATTGCCAGCAGCAGTTCGGCGGCGTATCCAAGCTGCAATGCCAATTCTCCCTCCGTTACTTCCTTTTTCCAGCCCATTGTCTTCAGTGGCGCATGCGTCACTTCAGCCCAATTCATCCACTCCAGGCACCCACCAAAGAACGCATCCTACTGCCCGGACTTCTACTAACGTATCTGGTAGAAACAAGACAGTGCCATCCCAGGATCTGGACATGGAAATAGACCCATGGACGCTTCTGGAAGATGGTACAGGCTCTGCCTCTACCTCAGGTGGTAACAGCAGCATGGTTGGTGTTGGCGGGGATCATTCCAATCTCAAGGCTTGCAGCTGGCTCAAGGGGGCTGTGAGAGTGAGAAGATCGGACCTTACATATATTGGAGCCTTGGACGAAGATAGCTGA